CTGCCACTACCATGCCGCCCCGCCGGAACGATCCTTGCCACCGACGAGGGCCTGGCTCGCAACGAGGCGCAGGGGAGACAACAGGGATGGTGGACACGCAGTCGACGGTCAGGCTCGGAATGCTGACGCCATCCTCGAACAGCGTCCTCGAGCCGATGACGGCACGCATGCTGGTCGGGCAACCCGGGATTACCGCCCATTTCGCGCGCCTGCGGGTGACGCAGATCGGGCTATCGTCGACCGCACGCGATCAGTTCGATCAGGCGCCGATGCTGGCCGCCTCGGAGCTGCTGGCCGATGCCCGCGTCGCCGCGATCCTGTGGAACGGCACAGCGGGCGCCTGGCTCGGCTTTGCGAACGATGCGGCCCTGTCCGAGGCGATCACGCAGCGGACCGGCGTGCCGGCCTCGACCTCGGCGCTCGCCTTCCGCGACCTATTCCGCAGGCGCGGGATCACGCGCGTCGGGCTGGTGACACCCTATATGGGCGACGTCCAGGCGCAGATCCAAACGAATTGGCAGGTCGAGGGGCTCGACTGCTCGGCCGAGCGGCATCTCGGCCTGTCGGAGAACTTTGCCTTCGCAGAGGCCGACGAGGTCGAGATCGCCGGGATGGTCCGCGCCGTGGCGGCCGAGGGCGCCGAGGCGGCCGCCATCGTTTGTACCAACCTCGCGGGGGCGGCCATCGCGCCCGCCCTGGAGGCAGAACTCGGGATCCCGGTCTACGATTCCGTGGCAGTCAGCCTGTGGAAGGCGATGGGCCTCGCCGGGCTGGATACCGCAGGGATCACCGGCTGGGGCAGCCTGTTCGCG
The sequence above is drawn from the Methylobacterium mesophilicum SR1.6/6 genome and encodes:
- a CDS encoding maleate cis-trans isomerase family protein produces the protein MVDTQSTVRLGMLTPSSNSVLEPMTARMLVGQPGITAHFARLRVTQIGLSSTARDQFDQAPMLAASELLADARVAAILWNGTAGAWLGFANDAALSEAITQRTGVPASTSALAFRDLFRRRGITRVGLVTPYMGDVQAQIQTNWQVEGLDCSAERHLGLSENFAFAEADEVEIAGMVRAVAAEGAEAAAIVCTNLAGAAIAPALEAELGIPVYDSVAVSLWKAMGLAGLDTAGITGWGSLFAPH